The proteins below come from a single Corynebacterium cystitidis genomic window:
- a CDS encoding class C sortase: MATAIHNASNHGSSTKPASFLRRVLIPAILVLAGIAILLYPVVSSQWNNFMQQKAAEQYTNYNETLNPDTLERELAEAVAYNEDPGTGGPILDPWLARVAKDNHDYQRYLEQLNHQEAMARLVVPAAKVDLPVYHGTESHTLERGVGHLYGTSMPVGGPNTHSVLTAHTGLPHATLFDNLDQVEEGDAIYIDTAGQKMKYEVHDVEVVLPTETDSLNVVPGEDLVTLITCTPYGINTHRILVHAHRVAYDPAEEAFENNGPVIQWWMWVLIAAAIIILALLARWLYRQYLAAKIVNVKEESNDV; this comes from the coding sequence TTGGCAACAGCTATCCATAACGCGTCGAATCACGGTAGCAGCACCAAACCCGCTAGTTTCCTGCGTCGGGTATTGATTCCAGCAATACTCGTGCTTGCCGGAATTGCCATCCTGTTGTATCCGGTGGTGTCCTCACAGTGGAATAATTTCATGCAGCAAAAGGCGGCAGAGCAGTACACGAACTATAATGAAACATTAAATCCAGATACTCTAGAGCGTGAACTCGCCGAAGCTGTTGCGTATAACGAAGACCCAGGCACTGGCGGACCGATCTTGGATCCGTGGCTGGCCCGAGTGGCAAAAGATAATCATGATTACCAAAGGTATCTTGAACAGCTTAATCATCAGGAAGCTATGGCTCGCCTCGTAGTACCGGCAGCGAAAGTCGATCTACCTGTTTACCACGGCACGGAGTCGCACACCTTGGAAAGAGGTGTGGGGCATCTCTACGGAACCTCGATGCCTGTGGGTGGTCCAAATACTCATTCGGTTTTGACCGCACATACCGGACTACCTCATGCGACGTTGTTCGATAACTTGGATCAGGTTGAAGAAGGCGACGCCATCTACATCGATACTGCTGGGCAGAAAATGAAGTACGAGGTTCATGACGTAGAGGTCGTGTTGCCGACGGAGACTGACTCCTTAAACGTCGTACCTGGTGAGGATCTAGTCACTTTAATTACGTGTACCCCGTACGGAATTAATACGCATCGAATCTTGGTGCATGCCCATAGGGTTGCTTATGACCCTGCGGAAGAGGCATTTGAAAACAATGGCCCTGTGATTCAGTGGTGGATGTGGGTTTTGATTGCTGCCGCCATAATAATTTTAGCGCTGCTCGCGCGATGGCTATATCGGCAGTATTTGGCAGCGAAGATCGTCAACGTTAAAGAAGAAAGCAATGATGTTTAA
- a CDS encoding pilin N-terminal domain-containing protein — MMFKRQMSGLAAGVLTVTLLGNFPAFADSKVVTGNDAGLIAEMINTSEPITLTIKKTPRNPHDEDTAGVKPPGPIEGVTFDLQRVENIDVTTTAGRKRAENMTVDSAREIGLGSPISRATNGKGEAVFADLSPGLYLVTEKLPEDQREKYAYAQPFLVLLPLGSVDGTKFEHDGLILVKSQTPPKPPSTPTPTPTPPPGTPPNVPPGKTTRPPVPPETPPRETPPVTTPPEGPPSTPPGETPPGETPGLRLAETGANVIITALAALLLIATGGALMLRNRRERS, encoded by the coding sequence ATGATGTTTAAACGACAAATGAGCGGCCTGGCCGCTGGCGTGCTAACAGTCACACTTCTAGGTAACTTCCCCGCCTTCGCTGATTCGAAGGTTGTGACTGGTAATGATGCTGGATTGATCGCTGAAATGATCAATACCAGTGAACCGATCACCTTGACGATTAAAAAGACTCCGCGTAACCCTCATGATGAAGACACCGCTGGTGTCAAGCCACCCGGACCAATCGAAGGCGTGACGTTCGATCTTCAACGCGTCGAAAATATTGACGTGACCACCACGGCGGGCCGTAAAAGAGCTGAGAATATGACTGTTGATTCGGCCCGAGAAATCGGTTTAGGCTCCCCGATCTCCAGGGCTACAAACGGTAAAGGTGAAGCAGTATTCGCAGACCTTTCTCCGGGTCTCTACTTGGTTACCGAAAAGCTACCCGAAGACCAAAGAGAAAAGTATGCCTACGCACAGCCTTTCTTGGTGCTTCTTCCGTTGGGGTCTGTTGATGGAACAAAATTTGAGCACGATGGTTTAATTTTGGTAAAAAGCCAGACTCCACCGAAACCACCGAGCACACCGACCCCAACACCCACTCCGCCTCCTGGAACTCCACCAAATGTCCCCCCTGGTAAAACCACCCGTCCACCGGTTCCACCAGAAACCCCGCCAAGAGAAACCCCGCCGGTCACCACACCGCCCGAGGGTCCACCATCCACGCCACCTGGAGAGACCCCACCAGGAGAGACCCCAGGCTTACGACTGGCTGAAACCGGTGCGAACGTAATTATCACTGCACTGGCGGCACTTCTATTGATCGCTACCGGTGGAGCGCTCATGCTCCGGAATCGGCGCGAACGCTCTTAA